DNA from Poecilia reticulata strain Guanapo linkage group LG20, Guppy_female_1.0+MT, whole genome shotgun sequence:
CGAAAACAAGTGATAAACGCATTGTTCAGCATTAGTAGGATTAATGACACCAATAGGATTACAATTATGATTTATGGCATCAAATTGGTTTTTAATTCCTTTACTATTTTGATACGGGACACACACTGGGCTAATAATGTGTTCAGTCAGCTCTAACACCAACCtcatggtgcgttcacactgcagcctgaagtgacccaattctgatttttttgatgtaatgcgacctgtatccgatcttttcatggcagtgtgaacagcacaggtcagattcttttaCGAATGTGACCCACATCCGATACGTATCCTAGTCAAATGCGACCCTAACGCTCAGGTTGCATtaatccgaactgaacgtcactgattctcaacaaatctcactattctacacgcaagcgggaagaaaaacaacaaccatgacggactatatgaggattaagttgttaacaTGTTGCTCCACCTGGACAACAACTtaaaatatgtaagctaagctccaccgttagcctccacgtttacttctgcaaacactgagcacttcttcttttcttctcagaacactgagaacgctgacgctattgcgccctctactgcgcatgcgggacactttcaggtggTTTGCCCGgtcacactgcagaacgcatacaggtcgcaattagtggcagtgtgaacagctccggcaaaaaaatcggaattgccaaaaaatcagAATAGGGTCACTTcaagctgcagtgtgaactCACCCAGAGTAAAACTGACAGCTCTGTTGACTGTTGAGCTAAACAAAACTATTAAAGACTGCAAGAAAGGCAAATTAATCAAATAGAAGAAATCATCCAAtaattgaaatataaaacaagcacagtataaacaaaacatgcaacatgTTAGTTAATTGtgtaaataagaaacaaacaagtGAGACTTAGCTGGGACTTCGAAATGTTGAATCTGGCTCTTTTTCATCAGTTCCAACAATAGCTTGCAGCTGTAGTTAAAGATGTAAAGCCTGGCTGATTAATATAGTATCCCAACCAAAGTGTAAGTGACTCTTCCCTGAAGCAGGTGGTAGCTAGAATTTCCACATTTCATGGTGACGACTACATTAAATTTGTTGTCCACAGCAACTAGAGTTGGCCTCATTGCTGCTCCGATGAGGTGACTACCACCACATAGCAAACAGTTATGCCAGGATAACTCTACAGTGGTTTAGAATAACTGATAGCCTGAAATGTTGGCTATCAGTGATGCCAAAAGACAGGTTTATAGTTGATACATTTGTGATGCCctctggtgaaaaaaaaaggaggatgcatttctttaaatgttaatgGGGTGATGATAAGaagctattttatttgttgttaacAGTACACAGGACGAAAAATTGGATTTtcgacagctattgacaccttgttctgccgtgcgcatggagattgagggctttcagcaagaggtttttgtcagagtcgaacactgccaaaaatggtcaaaaacgctgtgtgtccgtgttcccctatcacccccctcccccttgtgcctagcagaggttttcgtatttaaatgaagttgctgagtgccatgcaaatgcaaatcaactgttgagcaccgccttctgactcttattcattttgtagctaatccttttttaccttctgttcaccataaagaagtatgtttggagaaagaatattaaaactatcttatccattaaaatatatattacatgtgtgttaggagcactgaaaaacttagttttggttgaattgatgatataaaagaagaatatgcatgattacatacaatagacttttgtgaaacgtgatcttactttgacattcctcctatctgaagatttatctatatatatattttttgtaaaacttgactttattacttttcttagcagcatagtaattGCCACAGTCGTTCGTGTCTTCCACTATCTGCAGCTGAACAGCGCCACTGTAGCGGCCTCTCGGACTGAACAGCCAGACGCAGGGAGTTTCAAACGGGTGCAATTTAATCTCAACCTTTCTTTCCATTGACACAGTGAAAACTGtagtataaaacaaaagaatacaGAACCGTTGTATAAAACCAACATATCAATATTCAGTTATGCACAAAAAAGAATACGTTATGTCCTTTAACTCGTCAATATACAGTTTCGTTTATAAACCGCGACTGTTTCTTAAATAAAGCTATAACATTTCTTATTACAAATCACAATTACATATATCTATACCTCATTCTGCTTTCTGAGGGCactattttaaagattttctccGGGTTTCTTTATAATGTACCGTTGTCTCATCTCGCagggtgttgctaggtaaccacagaaaaaacaaagaaaaaaatctaccgttctttaaaattaatgcataaattaaCCACTAGGAGTCACTGTTGGCCCAATGAACAAGGGGAATTTTCCAATTAAGCTGTTATTTACACTCCCACCAAATCCTGttacaatgaatgaaaaaagtAATACATAAACAGTAAATGAATTGAACAGGATTTTTTTAACTCTACTAAATAATGTAGACTAAATATGTTTGCATAAAATtaccatgaaataaataatctgtACAAAAGTTGTTCATCTTTTCTCATTAATTTTCCAAAAGAACTAAATTCTGAATTGGCCTCTCAATAATTGAAGGTTTAGAAGAATTTGACTTTCGTTCACCGACTTGAACTTTGGCTCGACGGACCCATCCATCACTGCCTTGAACAGTGTCAACCACTCATCCTAGTTGCCACTGATTTCTTGGAAGGTTATCGTCTTTGATAATGACAATGTCCTCCTTCTTGAGATTGCGTTGAGTTGAGTGCCATTTCTGTCTCATGGAAATGTTCATCAAATATTCCTTTTTCCAGCGACTCCAGAATTGTTCAATGAGATACTGCACTCTCCTCCACCNCCTATCACCCCCCTCccccttgtgcctagcagaggttttcgtatttaaatgaagttgctgagtgccatgcaaatgcaaatcaactgttgagcacctccttttgactcttattcattttgtagctaatccttttttaccttctgttcaccataaagaagtatgtttggagaaagaatattaaaactatcttatccattaaaatatatattacatgtgtgttaggagcactgaaaaacttagttttggttgaattgatgatataaaagaagaatatgcatgattacatacaatagacttttgtgaaacgtgatcttactttgacattcctcctatctgaagatttatctatatatatattttttgtaaaacttgactttattacttttcttagcagcatagtaattGCCACAGTCGTTCGTGTCTTCCACTATCTGCAGCTGAACAGCGCCACTGTAGCGGCCTCTCGGACTGAACAGCCAGACGCAGGGAGTTTCAAACGGGTGCAATTTAATCTCAACCTTTCTTTCCATTGACACAGTGAAAACTGtagtataaaacaaaagaatacaGAACCGTTGTATAAAACCAACATATCAATATTCAGTTATGCACAAAAAAGAATACGTTATGTCCTTTAACTCGTCAATATACAGTTTCGTTTATAAACCGCGACTGTTTCTTAAATAAAGCTATAACATTTCTTATTACAAATCACAATTACATATATCTATACCTCATTCTGCTTTCTGAGGGCactattttaaagattttctccGGGTTTCTTTATAATGTACCGTTGTCTCATCTCGCagggtgttgctaggtaaccacagaaaaaacaaagaaaaaaatctaccgttctttaaaattaatgcataaattaaCCACTAGGAGTCACTGTTGGCCCAATGAACAAGGGGAATTTTCCAATTAAGCTGTTATTTACACTCCCACCAAATCCTGttacaatgaatgaaaaaagtAATACATAAACAGTAAATGAATTGAACAGGATTTTTTTAACTCTACTAAATAATGTAGACTAAATATGTTTGCATAAAATtaccatgaaataaataatctgtACAAAAGTTGTTCATCTTTTCTCATTAATTTTCCAAAAGAACTAAATTCTGAATTGGCCTCTCAATAATTGAAGGTTTAGAAGAATTTGACTTTCGTTCACCGACTTGAACTTTGGCTCGACGGACCCATCCATCACTGCCTTGAACAGTGTCAACCACTCATCCTAGTTGCCACTGATTTCTTGGAAGGTTATCGTCTTTGATAATGACAATGTCCTCCTTCTTGAGATTGCGTTGAGTTGAGTGCCATTTCTGTCTCATGGAAATGTTCATCAAATATTCCTTTTTCCAGCGACTCCAGAATTGTTCAATGAGATACTGCactctcctccacctctttgtGGCATATATAGGTCCTCTTTGACAAACACTCCAGGGGGAGGGAGAGCAACCTTAGATTTCATCATAATGAGATGATTTGGTGTTATGGGCTCCAATGCTTGAGGATCATTGATTCCATTCACTGTTAATGGGCGGCTATTGACAATAGCCATGGCTTCATATAACAATATACTGAGGGATGCGTCATCAAGTCGGCCTGAGCACTGTGCGAAGGTAGCATTCAATACATTTCTGATGGTTCTTATTTGCCTTTCCCATACACCACCTGCATGACTGGCAGAGGGGgaattgaaaacaaattcacactGTTTATCCGCCAAGAAAACTTCTAAAAACTTAGTGTCACATTGTTTCAGTGCTTGTGTGAACTCGTTCCTGGCACCAACAAAATTAGTGCCTTGATCACAGTACAGTTGTCTTACAGCTCCTCTAATACTAATAAAGCATCTCAGTGCATTTATGAATGAGTCAGATGGCAAATCTTCGAGCATTTCGATATGGACAGCTCTAGAGTAGAGACATGTGAAAATTAGGCCATATCTTTTGTACTCTTTGCGGGCTTTCTTCACAATGAAAGGGCCAAAACAGTCCATGCCACTATATGTGAAGGGTGCAGAGGATTCAACACRTTCTTYAGGAAGGTCMGCCATTCTCTGCTTTTCCGTTGGCCGCCTAAGttttctgcaaaacacacaatCGCGTATCAGCTTGGCTACCAACTTGCTCCCACCAATGATCCAGAATCCATTGGTCCTGAATTCCATTTGTGTCTGGCCTCGACCCTGATGGCATGTCTGAGCATGGTAGTGTGACACAATCAGGTTAGTAATATGACTGTTATTTGGTAGCATTACTGGgtgtttgactttaaaacagaaatatgactgCTTCAATCTCCCTCCCACGCGGAGAAGCTCTTCAGACCAGATGGGATCAAGTCTAAAAAGGGTGCTGGTGTTTGGAAGTTTCTTTTCACCTTCTAGTATCTTTATCTCATTTGGGAAGGTTTGTTGTTGAACAATCTTAATCACAgtttcagctgctctttgtACTTCTTCAACAGTCACATGTTCGCTATTTTGTTGCTTTGAGCCTAGTCTTTTGATTCTTGCAATCACCTTCAGAAGTGTTGTCCAAGAGGAAAACCGATTCAGGCATTCGAGGATGTCATTACTGCTTTTGACTTCAGTTACAAGTACCTGAATTGTCTTTACTTCAAGATCACCGACAAGCAATTCTGTTGGAGTGTTGAGTGTTAAGTGTAACTCATGCTGCCAAAGAAATTTTGGTCCTTGCAACCAGTTTGTTGAATGAATATCAGAAGCGCATAGACCTCTGGATGCATAATCGGCTGGATTTTCTGAGGTTTCAACATAATGCCACTGATTAGGATTACTGTTATCTCTAATCAGTTGAACACGGTTGGTAACAAATATGTGGAACCTGCGAGCATAATTATTGATGTACCCTAGTACAACTTGTGAGTCAGTCCAGAAATATTCTTGATCAATCTTCATATCAAGTTCACATCTTAGCATAACACTGACTTTTGTAGAAACCACTGCTGCTGCAAGTTCTAATCTTGGGATACTTGTGATCTTTGAAGGAGCAACTCTTGCCTTTGCTATCACRAGACTGCAGTGGACTTCACCCTTGTCATTTATGTACCTCAGGTAAGAACATGCACMATATCCTACACAACTGGCRTCTGAAAAATGGTGCAGCTCTACTCGGACAACATTGTGGAAGTCAGCAGGATGATAACATCTCGGAATTGAGATCTCTTTCAGTCTCTGCAGATCATTTATCCATTTCTCCCACCGTGGCTTTATATCTTCTGGGAGAGAATCGTCCCACCCTATGCCTCTGTGACAAAGCTCTTGAAGAATAAGTTTTCCACTAAGGGTGAATGGAGCAATGAATCCAAGAGGATCATAAAGTGAAGCAATGATTGACAAGCAGCTGCGACGGGTAGAAGGTTGATCCTTTAAGGCGATGTTAAAAATGAAGGTGTCATTTTTTGTCAACCATTGAATGCCAAGTGCACGCTCCGAGGAGGCTGGATCCAAACCATGGGGCTTGATGGCTGTTGTTACGTCTGAAGGACCCAAGCAGGCGAGAGCAGCTTCCttgtttgatttgaatttgTGAAGCCGTAAGCCTCCCTTTTTACACAACTCTTGTGACTCAATGATTAGTTTCTTGGCTTCCTCTACTGATGGTACACTAACTAAGCCGTCATCCACATAAAAGTTTTTCTCAATAAATGTGGCTGCTTGAGGATAGTTAGTCTTGTGCTGCTGTGCTAGATGCTTTAGCCCAAAATTGGCACATCCTGGAGATGAAGCAGCTCCAAAGAGATGAACTGCCATCCTGTACCCCTGTGGTTCTTTCTCCAAATTTCCTCCTTTCCACCAGAGGAATTTAAGATAATTTCTGGATTCAGGAGTGACAGAAAATTGGTAAAACATCCTTTCTATGTCACAAATTATTGCTATGGTCTCTTTCCTGAAGCGACATATCACTCCTAACAAAGGATTGATTAAATCAGGCCCATGATTGATTAAATCATGGTGTCATTAAGCGAAACACCATGGAATTTGGCTGAACAGTCAAAAACAACTCAGCTTATCTGGCTTCCTGGGATGGTAGATGCCATGATGTGGAAGGTACCACTCTGTTTCTCCCTCAGATGTTGAAGGGGCAGGMTCTGCATCACCCTTATTTATGGTTTCTTCCATGAATGTTTTGTATTGCTCGTAGTATTGTTTGTTGGCCCTTAATTTCCTCTTAAGACACTGCAGGCGAACTTGGGCTAGTCTTTTGTTGTTTGGTAGGTTAGGCAGACTGCTGCCTTTGAAAGGGAGAGGCATTTCGTAATGCCCGTCATCTTTGTGTGATGTTGTTACTGAGAAACTATAAAATTAATATCATCTTGAGACACATATTTATCTTCATAGCTTCTCTCCATGAAATCCGATTCTAAGACCTTTAAAATGTCAGTCGTCGATGTGATTGCTAGCTCCTTTACTGTGAGCCCATGCACAAAGCTTTGACTTCCTTGTCTGTGGGGGTTTGATGAGCCTATTATACTCCATCCTAGTTCTGATCTTTGTGCAAAGTGTTGGTTTTTGTCACCTGTTATGACTTCTAGTGGAGCTATGGCAGCTGGACAGTCATATCCAATGAGAAGCCCTACATCACAGTCTTGAATGGGTGGTAACTTATCTGCCAAGCTTCTGAGATGAGGCCACATCAATGCAGTTTCTTTTGTTGGGACATAAGACTTGTCTACTGGGATGAAGTCTCTGCTGTAAGCTTGGGGCAGTTGGATGTAACTCTCTGAGTTAAGTCCTCGAACTTGTAGACCATGAACACTCTTGCTGGAAATAATTGTGTCGACAGCAGTCATAGTACTGAGTTTCAATTTTGTTGGATAGAAATCCACATTCAGTCTGTCAATGACATCTTCTAACATGTCATTGACATGTCAATTGAATATTGACAGCAGACAAAATCCATGTCTGCTGTCAAGCACtgatttaatgtgtttataCTCAAGCCCAAGCtcgaaataaaaatctatatatctACCCCATGGGTGGGTGTCCTCCATCACTGTGATTAGGTCGTTATGTACTGAtgtcgggatctcgagataataagtcgggatttctttcctttttttgccctccatgtccccttaggggctccgtaACAAATATACAACTCAAAATTGacaaacatttctcacatttaaaaaagaaatcagtgaCCAATATAGCCAcccttcttttcaataacaGTCATAAGCCTTCCACTCATGGAGTCTGCCAGTTTCTTGATCTGTTGACGATCAACTTTTTGTGCAGCAGCAACCACAGCCTCCCAGACACTGTTCAGAGATGTGAACTGTTTAAGAGCCCACAAGTTCTCAATGGGGTTTAGGGCTGGTGAGGAAGGGGGCCACTTCATTGTTTTTTCACCTTTAAGGCCTTTACTGGCCAGACACATAGTGGA
Protein-coding regions in this window:
- the LOC103482394 gene encoding uncharacterized protein LOC103482394; this translates as MFYQFSVTPESRNYLKFLWWKGGNLEKEPQGYRMAVHLFGAASSPGCANFGLKHLAQQHKTNYPQAATFIEKNFYVDDGLVSVPSVEEAKKLIIESQELCKKGGLRLHKFKSNKEAALACLGPSDVTTAIKPHGLDPASSERALGIQWLTKNDTFIFNIALKDQPSTRRSCLSIIASLYDPLGFIAPFTLSGKLILQELCHRGIGWDDSLPEDIKPRWEKWINDLQRLKEISIPRCYHPADFHNVVRVELHHFSDASCVGYXACSYLRYINDKGEVHCSLVIAKARVAPSKITSIPRLELAAAVVSTKVSVMLRCELDMKIDQEYFWTDSQVVLGYINNYARRFHIFVTNRVQLIRDNSNPNQWHYVETSENPADYASRGLCASDIHSTNWLQGPKFLWQHELHLTLNTPTELLVGDLEVKTIQVLVTEVKSSNDILECLNRFSSWTTLLKVIARIKRLGSKQQNSEHVTVEEVQRAAETVIKIVQQQTFPNEIKILEGEKKLPNTSTLFRLDPIWSEELLRVGGRLKQSYFCFKVKHPVMLPNNSHITNLIVSHYHAQTCHQGRGQTQMEFRTNGFWIIGGSKLVAKLIRDCVFCRKLRRPTEKQRMADLPXEXVESSAPFTYSGMDCFGPFIVKKARKEYKRYGLIFTCLYSRAVHIEMLEDLPSDSFINALRCFISIRGAVRQLYCDQGTNFVGARNEFTQALKQCDTKFLEVFLADKQCEFVFNSPSASHAGGVWERQIRTIRNVLNATFAQCSGRLDDASLSILLYEAMAIVNSRPLTVNGINDPQALEPITPNHLIMMKSKVALPPPGVFVKEDLYMPQRGGGECSISLNNSGVAGKRNI